TAATGAGAAACTCAAAAAGGAAGATGGAGCAAAGAAGGTTAATGCAGGCACCTATAGAAGTCTAATTGGAAGTTTGTTATATCTAACTGCTACTCGACCAAATTTGATGTTTGCTTCTTGTTTACTGTCTAGGTTTATGCAAAGTCCAAGTCAAATTCATCTTGGAGCAGCTAAAAGGGTTCTTAGATATGTGTAAGGAACCATGGACTTGGGAATTTGGTACAAGCCATGTTCATAGCCCAAGTTAACAGGTTttacagatagtgattgggcAGGATCACTTGATGACATGAGAAGCACCACAGGCTTTTGTTTCAATCTGGGAACAAGAGTTTTTTCATGGGGTTCAAGAAAGCAACCAATAGTTGCTCAATCAACAGCTAAAGCTGAGTATGTGGTTGTTGTAGGGGCTGTTAGTCAAGCTATTTGGCTAAGGAAAATTCTAGAGGACATGGGTCAGAAACAATCAGGACCAGTTGATATATTTTGTGACAACAAGTCAAGCATAGCTATGATTAAGAATCCTGTTTATCATAGTAGAACAAAGAACATTTCAATcaagtattattttttgaggGAAGCTGAAGCAAACGGTGAAGTTAATAATAAATACTGTACTAGTGAAGAATAGATGGCTGATATATTTACTAAAGCACTTCCTAGAGTCAAGTTTCAATTTCTTCAAATGATGCTTGGTGTTTCTGAAAAATACGTCAAGGAGGAGTATTAAAGTTGATGTAATTTTCCCAATTACTGCTATGCATGTTCTGTTTAATGTTTTGCTATAtttagcttattatatttaatttacatGTATTGGGACTCATATTCCCATTTCATGCCTTGTGTGGATCTGTGTGATTAAAATAGTCTGTAACCAAGAAGTCTAATGGACAAAGAATTTACAGAATCAATCCTACATATTAGAGGATTGAgttttcccttcattttctctactttttgctcttcatttttattttaactccaACAAAAACATAGAAAGCCATCGCTAGTTTTGAGTAGTAGCGCATTGTGCATCCGAGCAAACACGTCTGGGAAGAGAGCAAACGTAGccttaaaacaaacaaacaaaaacaatgttTGGCTTGTAATATACTCTTAAAAAAATCGTTTATCACCTTGTACTAGCCGGAACGGTGGAAaaccggaaaaaaaaaacataagagGAAGCCTCCGATCCCTAAGTCAGTCTTCGTCTCCAGAAAATGCTTCAAAGAAGATGCAAAAGTCTAATAACAACTTTCTCTAATGAATTGATCGATCCCTTACCTTGTAAATTAAAGCGTCTCTATATACTCGGCTCCTCAAGTCAGGAGGCCATACCCTGCATTCTAGGGAAGAGGGTATCTtcatttaatgcggcgtgatTGTCTGGTATCTTCATTTAATGTGGTGTGATCCTCTGGCTATGCTGCTCAATTCCGTCCCTTCTTAGTGGTGTGTTTCTCTCCCTTTCCTCTAATTTAGATTTCTCGCGTAGTTCCTATAACGTCCCATCTAAACATGAGTGGTTGCGCCTGACCCGAGCTATTGAGGGCTCCTACAGGCTTGGACTGGCATGCCTTTGGGCTCATGGGGCCGAGGAACGTGATGGGCTTCAGGCTGTCAGCATGGACTTTAGGCCCCTAATAGAAATTTTTCCTAACAGTTACCTAGCCAATTCTCATCAAGCTAACCCGATGGGAATTTCTATAATCATTTGTTCACAGCTGTCAATCACCTTCCTCGCTACTGAGTGGCAATATGGGTGGGTTAGCCATTCCACATGTCTGATGCTAATTCTGTCCTTACTATTCCTGGGGTGTTAATACAGTGTTCGTTGCTTCACATACCTTGCAAGGCAAGCTGTCAGATGTTACCTCCCTTTGGTGATTGTGTGACCATAGTCTGCCTTTAAATCCAATCCCCTTTTCCCTCCGTGTCATGTGAGCACCCCTGCTGCCTTCATATCTTTGTTGCGCCCGTCTTCTTCTCCCCCTTAACTTCGGGCCTTCCTTGCTTAATTCAATTCTTACTATCCCAATGGCTTCCTAGAGGTCTACTAACCTGGCCAGTTCTAAGCGCCGCCTGGAGGCTTGCTCGTCAGAGCCTGGGTACGCTGGTCAGTTCTAGCATTTTGAGGCCACCTTGGCCTTTCTTTAGTCACTAGTTCTGACTTATCACATTTTAGATTCAGTGACCTTGGAGGTTCCCGAACAGCGTGAAGGGGCCATGAATGCTGATGGCTTGGTGGCGCGGGTCACCTCTTCCCAGTATGTTTTCCAACAGGCTGAGATTACCCTTTCCTCGCCTGTCTGTGAGATTCTGTACCGCTTGGGACTTGCCCCCGCTTAGCTTCATCCAAACGCTTGGTGGATTTTGATGTACTGTTGTGTACTGTGGCGGCAGGCCTTGTTGAAGTTCAACCCAGAGGGTGCCGACCTCACTTCCAGTAAGTTCCTCCTGACTCACCATGTGAAAAGGGGCACAGAGGATATTTGTAGTTTCAGGGGAATGGCGCCCGCGTTGGTCATGTTGGAGCTGAGATACTGCAAGGTCTCAGACTGGACCgacaatttctttttcttggctGGTTGTGGGTGGGAATTCCCGGTGGGACATATTTCCTTGGCTGAATTCCCTATAAAAGCCTTATGAGGAAAATGTGTTGAGTGACAAGACGGTGCTCCCCATAGTATCGCGATCGTGCGGGATTGGGTAGCTTGACACGCATTCCTAGTCCATTCCGAGGTTCTCCTTGGGGCTGCTCACTTTCCTTCATCCTCTGGGTCATGTCACCCCCTCTACTCGAGGTGTTTCCATCGACTCTTCGCAACATTCTTCGAGGAAGAGGGCCATAAATTCCTCTCTCAAAGATAAGGGGAAGAGGATCCGCTTGGAGCCAAGGGGGGAAGTCCTGACATTTTCGAAGGCCTTGGCTCTTCAAACTGCAAGTGTGGCTCATCCTGACCCTGGGGAAATGGTCggcccttcttctttttttgagaTGCCAGTCCAGCATCGGGGGGGCCAGGGAGCTACTAGGCCAGAGCACAACCTCCATGTCCCTTCCTCTTGCTGCCCCCAAGAGGCATCCTAGCCGCAGGGGCTTCTGCACCTTGGCGGAGGTGACGAACATCTTGCGTAGGGCGAACGTGGTTAGTATGCACTTTTGGGGTGCCCTTATGGATAGGGCGCCTCACCAAACTAGGATTTTGGAACCTCGTATGGAGCTAAATGTAGAGATGTCCCCTTCCCTGTCATCTACCGCCCGATCTCTGGTGGAAGCTTTTGATCCCGTAGGAGTGTTAGGCCATCTTCAGGTGGACTTGGAGCCTACTCATGAATGCATCTCTAATCTTAGACACGTCACCGCGGCATGTGAGGGCTTGCTCGCTATCGTTCAGACCGGGCCAGAGGCCATTAAAGGTGTTGATGGATCAAGGGAAGGGTTGCTGAGGGATGGACACGGCTCTTCCACCCCCCCATGCCTTGGAGAAGGTGTGCCGGCCCTACCTTCCGTTCATACCTCGTCAAGGCTTGGCAAAGCGACGACAGGAGTAGTAAGTTCCCCAGGGCAGGATGATTGCAGACACAGGGACGAGGGTATCATATAATGAGGACGCTAATTACATATAATgagtttcataattttcttatgAAAATGTACATCTCATCACATGTTCATTTAGATGAGAAATTCAATTCatgatctatataatatatgttaatcAGTCCAAGGGTCCCAGTTAATGCACACGCAAACGCCCATTTCAAGAttctaaagaaagaaagagaattcACATCAAGGAAAATTCAGGATAAAGATGTAAAACAATGTGGGTTTTGCTGATCATCCAGACCAGCCAggctgtatatatattatataatatatatataattgagaagagaaaactaattattttatttatagaatagTTTATTTAGTaggaattatatatatgagaacAAATTGTTTCCCTtatctatacttatatatatatatatataaatcccatAAAGCGTAACCCTTCACTACCCACACCCTCCTAATATATTtttcccctcccccccccctctctctctctctctctctctctctctctctctctctctctctctctctctctctctctctctctctctctctctctgtgtctcccCATCTTCCTAGATCTATCGCCGCTAGCAAGCCCACCGTAATCCGCCAGTCACAGCCTCGCCGCAGCCACGATCTCCTTGCTCTCCTCCACACCCCTCGCTGCCAAGACACTCCACCGTGAGCCAAACTTGCCCAACAAGCCACTGCCCTCAACGGAGGCCACTCGACGTTTCTTCCTTAGTGCTTCTTCACCGTCATTCAGTTGCACCGTCGTTCAGTTGCGTCATCCCCAAGCCGAGACTCCGTCGCATTTATTTCCATCGGTGAGCAGTTCTCCTTCACGCCGATCTCTCCCTCTTTGTTTGCTCATCTCTCCCACCACCAAGCCCTTCCTCCTCCCCAAGCCTGAGGCCCGTAGCCCCTTTCTCTTCCCTCGCACAGACGACCTCTCTCTTTACATCTCTTTCCTCTCTTTCCTCCCTCAGATCTGCCATCAATGGCCGCTCGTCGTCACCCACGTGCACACCGAACCTCCATCCATCGGCCATACCCTCCTTCCCCAGCCAATGCcaacttttctctctccctcacgtgccCTCTCCCTCAAGGCCTGAACCACTCCACCACTGCCATGCTTCTCAAaggtcagattttttttttttcaaaattttctgaaGATTTGTGCGTGGTGGGTATCATGATGGAGTTGAGTGTTTTTGGTTGGTGTCTTTGTAAATCTGGACAGATTCCTTAAATCTAGTTATTTGATGGCAATGGATTTTGGTGTTCCAACCACGGCTGGGGTGATCTTCGTATTTGGTGGGAAGTACACATGTATTACACACtgttttttaatttggtttggtttgtatATAAgcgtatgattttttttttcaatcaagttGTGAAAATTTCAACAAGTTACAGATTGTATTTGGGTATGATTTTCTCtcatgcatatgcatataatctatttggttttttgtttttttcctgcaTCTATATGCGCATGATGTGATTATAGTGTAAGCAATTCACTATGAGCAACACTGAGAgaatggaggaagatgaaaCATACCAAGAGTACTGAGATTCACGAGGAGATTCAGGAAGAGGAGCAATTcgaaaacactttttttttttttgcaagcaAGCGAGAATAGACAGAAACAAAATACAAACGGAAggaaaatattaagagattgaCAGAGAAAGTGATAAGATTCAAATGTAAAATGACAATGATAGGAAGGTGGTGAAggaaaacaagaaataaaagtGATCGAATTTGGATGCAAAATCAGGGATAAAAGTAGAAAGAGATCGGCAACTCAGAAATGTAAAATGACGGAATGACAATTTCGTAAAAagacaaaattaataattagcaaAAGAAGAATGGAAACACTAAAGACGTAATTTAAGAATATAACTAAGGGCaaaatgagaaatgaaaaagttagacgaaaaaaaaaaattctattttattgaaagagaaaaagttataCGGATCCtttattgaaagagaaaaaatatcattttaagatgaatattttaataattttaaaaatttttaaaaataaaattatcttgcTTGTATTGCAGTCCCTAAATAGAAATTGTATTATTGCTCTAGACAAAAATATTGTAGATAGTGAATTCGCACCTTATATATAAGTAGAGATTTTTTACTCTACGTTTCGGTCGAGGCGCATggcgatttttttattatttgttttaaacACGGAACAGAAACCGTGTGTTTCCCCTGTAACAGACCCCCAATTCGGTATCGCTCCCAATTTTTACACCCTCAAATCTTTGGGTTCTCAGTGTCCAGCTAAGGTCCATCTCCCCCAACTCGTCTCCCTCGAGTCGTCGATACGAACACAACTCAGGAGCTCCCTCGTTCTCCCCCTCAAATCTATCGGGTATTCAACTCTCCCCAACGCAGCTCCAAGGTTCGAAATCACTGCCTTGGGTTATTGGCTGTAGTGATTTCGATGTCAATGAGTATAAGAAACAAATGAATATATTATTGCAGTGAACTCAATTCTCGGTTTATATGTAGTGGTAGAATAATGGAGTTTTCAATGTACTGTTTTGTTCTCGTGGTGTGTTCGCTCAGTCAATGTCACAAACAGCTTGTATTCTAATTTTGAAACTTAATGGATATCTTCCAATCCACTTACATCTATCTTTCCTCAATTAGAAGTTCAAAGTAATCTGCCCACGGAGAGAGAAGTCCGTTCGATATAGTCTGTCACTCATTTTCCCTTGTTTATAGGATCtggtcgatttttcctctttcgAGTTTCGTTCTGTTTTCTACAATCAATAACAAATTCACTTGGTAGTAATGCGGCACATGATCAGGTTAAGATCTTCTAACCTCTCCGTATTCTCAATTCTTCGTCGAACCCATGTCAATTCTACTTGTTCTGATATTCTTGCTAAGCCTATCACTGCTGCCCTTCTTAACTTCAGCCCATCTACCCCTTACAGTTTTTCAGCTATGGAGCCTCGCTTACAATTTTTCTcgtcttcttctatttttccaAGTTCAAACCATTCAACCTTAATAGAAACACAAGAAGATGCTAATAGTGACGAGGATGATGGTGGCTGCGGTGGTGAAGAATATGAAGAGGATGAAACAGAATTCAAACCATTGCCTATGGGAGACGAGGGTCTTGTCCGAGATACAATGACTATTGTGGATATATTACATGAACTTCGTAGCAGTCCATCTGAATCAAAAAACAAGCTTGAGCATTGCGGGATTACAGCCTCATCAGAATTGGTGGTGGCAGTGCTCTCACAAATCCGCAATGATTGGGAAGCAGCATTCACGTTCTTTCTGTGGGCTGGAAAGCAGCCTGGTTATGCTCATTCTGTGCGCGAATACCATTCCATGATCTCTATTCTTGGGAAAATGAGAAAGTTTGGCACTGCATGGGCCTTGATTGATGAAATGAGAGGTGGTACCAACGGTCCACCTCTTGTCACACCTCAGACTCTCTTGATCATGATTAGGAGATATTGTGCTGTTCATGATGTGGGGAGGGCTATAAATACTTTCTATGCCTACAAACGGTTTAAGTTTGAAGTTAGGATCGATGAATTCCAAGGCTTTCTCTCTGCCCTTTGCCGGTACAAGAATGTGCAAGAGGCTGAGCACTTGCTCTTCACAAATAAGAATACATTCCCGTTTGATACCAAGAGCTTTAACATCATCCTCAATGGGTGGTGTAATGTGATTGTTAGTCCCCGGGAGGGAGAGAGAATTTGGAGGGAGATGAGCAAGAGAGGTATCCAACATGATGTTGTCTCATATGGATGCCTCATATCATGCTACACAAAAGCATGTAATCTGAAGAAGGTGCTTAAGCTCTTCAACCAGATGAAGGAAATGAAAATTGTAATGGATAGGAAAGTCTACAACGCTGTCATTCATGCTCTTGCAAAAGGTAGACTTGTGAAAGAAGCTATCAATCTCCTGAAAACAATGGAAGAGAAGGGCGTTGCTCCAAATGTCGTCACTTATAACTCACTGATCAAGCCTCTCTGTCGGGCCCAGAGAATAGAAGAAGCTAAAGAATTCTTTGATGAGATGTTGCAGCGGGGTTTCTCCCCTACAATACGGACTTACCATGCCTTCTTCCGTTGTTTAAGGACAGGAGAAGAAGTGTTTGTGCTCTTggaaaagatgaaaaatatggGCTGCCAGCCAAATTCAGATACCTACATGATGTTGATTAGGAAATTTTGTCAATGGCGCGAGGTTGATAATGCCTTCAAGTTGTGGAACACCATGAGTAAAAATGGAGTCCACCCCGATCGGAGCTCATATATTGTGCTGGTACATGGGCTATTTTTGAACGGAAAGCTGGAGGAGGCACACAAATATTATATAGAGATGAAGGAGAAACAGTTTGAGCCAGAACCAAAGACAGATGAGATGATTCAGGCTTGGATGTCTGGTAAACATGTACCTGAGTGTCAGAAGAAGGATTTAGAGGGCAATCAATTAAATTGTAGGGAGTCTGTCAAGAACACCAGATTTGATCAAACAAGAAATTTTTGCCGCCAACCTGAAACTAGAAGAGTTGTGAGAGAGCGCGGCTTTTCTTTTTGGGAGCAGTAGGTTCTCATGTAATGAGAAGTCTCAACAGTTTGAGGTTTTTCTGTAAACATGACTGGGTGGTTAGCAACCTCCAATGTCAAGTTTCCCTTTGACCTCATTCAGGTGCGGAGAATCTTCTATCATCATCATTATAAGATGCATTCTAACTATTTCCTTTTGTTACTATGAATTATAGCCATGAACTGTTTTTGTTAAGATGATGATATcccataaatttttattaatgcaCCCTTGTTCcagaggaataccgtggtaacTTATTGAGGCATCTTGGCATTTACAAAAAGCatcaaaatgcaagaaaaagaaaaacctataTTAGCCTGTGAAAGAAGACTATACAATCTAAAAACTTAAATCAACTCATGTACAATGTTAAACTGGTAATCCTATTTTGTCGAGCCTCAAAATATCTCTCAGCACTTTTGGTAAGGCCATGAGCTCCAAGAAACCTTTTGAGGAGCATCATGCTCCTTGTTTTGCTAACCAGTTTGCAGCCTGGCTTGTCTAGCTATGAGTTTGTTTCATTGATAAAGACCGAGATTGTGTCAAAAGAATAATTCCACATGAAAACTTGTTATAGGAGCTTGCTTAATACCTCTTGAGCTAGTATGAAGAGATATGGAGAGTGGGAATCTCTGTCTAATGCTAATACAACTATATGGAGGGACCAAATGGAGCAGATGCAGGCATGAAAAGCATAGCAACATCTGCAACGACAGACACGATCAATTAATTCAAGTGGAAGAGAGAAGTTAAGATAAAATCCTAGGCATTTGACATAGTTTTCATCAGGCCTCACTCCTAGGGAGGAGTTAGAACTGTATCATTCAACTTTAATTGAAAGTTTCATATCTGCTGCAGAATTTATCCAATGTCCCATTGATTGGTAGAACctcatggatatatatataggctGCTGGTACTTCTAACTTTAGTCGTTCCACAACTACAAATTTGTGAACTTCATATTAAGTCTTGCCAATTGATTGTGAgacttgtttaatttattttattttgtaattttcattttaccacCCATCCATCAACTAGCTCCCAAGCAATCACAGATGTTCAAAACCCTGCCTCTAGATCAGGTCACTGTTCTCAGCCCTGAAACATCACAAGCTACATGTGTAAAAAGAGTGGGGAATCGATTGATTATttgcttttacattgtgaggtggctgggGAGTTAAGGGCTGGTATCCTCAGTAGAGCCGGGCTGAGTTGGGTAATGCCTAAGTGTGTGGTGGATCTACTTGCATGCTGGAACAGGTCTCACAATTGCGCTCAACTGGTAGCAGTGTGGCGGATGATA
This is a stretch of genomic DNA from Carya illinoinensis cultivar Pawnee chromosome 15, C.illinoinensisPawnee_v1, whole genome shotgun sequence. It encodes these proteins:
- the LOC122296058 gene encoding pentatricopeptide repeat-containing protein At5g15010, mitochondrial, whose amino-acid sequence is MRHMIRLRSSNLSVFSILRRTHVNSTCSDILAKPITAALLNFSPSTPYSFSAMEPRLQFFSSSSIFPSSNHSTLIETQEDANSDEDDGGCGGEEYEEDETEFKPLPMGDEGLVRDTMTIVDILHELRSSPSESKNKLEHCGITASSELVVAVLSQIRNDWEAAFTFFLWAGKQPGYAHSVREYHSMISILGKMRKFGTAWALIDEMRGGTNGPPLVTPQTLLIMIRRYCAVHDVGRAINTFYAYKRFKFEVRIDEFQGFLSALCRYKNVQEAEHLLFTNKNTFPFDTKSFNIILNGWCNVIVSPREGERIWREMSKRGIQHDVVSYGCLISCYTKACNLKKVLKLFNQMKEMKIVMDRKVYNAVIHALAKGRLVKEAINLLKTMEEKGVAPNVVTYNSLIKPLCRAQRIEEAKEFFDEMLQRGFSPTIRTYHAFFRCLRTGEEVFVLLEKMKNMGCQPNSDTYMMLIRKFCQWREVDNAFKLWNTMSKNGVHPDRSSYIVLVHGLFLNGKLEEAHKYYIEMKEKQFEPEPKTDEMIQAWMSGKHVPECQKKDLEGNQLNCRESVKNTRFDQTRNFCRQPETRRVVRERGFSFWEQ